The following DNA comes from Castanea sativa cultivar Marrone di Chiusa Pesio chromosome 10, ASM4071231v1.
CTATAATGTGGCACTTGAGAAATGTCTTGATACAATGAatctaagaaaataattttcttaccttttgaatatttttttcatgggagttattattttgaattttaattagtcTTTTTCTCTTATGTGGCTCTTGAGTAAAGAATTTATGTGAACAAATTCTTTGTCAAAGAGAGTAccacatggcagaacctcatactctctcacatgaggtctctgcttttatataaattgtgaggtctaaaacaaaatcaaaaagcaCCTAACCTATGGCATGAAGATGAAAGACTATAGGTAGGTGTATATAAAGTagtagaagtgcaagaggtgaaaatggGTGAGTGAAAACACGAAAAGTTTTGTActttgtgagagagaggaaagtcTTGAAACAATTAACTCAGGAAAATAAAGAgtctttatcttttaaattttaattaatcctTATCTATAATGTGGCACTTGAGAAATGTCTTGATACAATAAatctaagaaaataattttcttaccttttgaattttttttcatgggagttattatttgaattttaattatgtgGCACTTGAGTAAAGAATTTATGTGAACAAATTCTTTGTCAAAGAGAGCATcacatggcagaacctcatacTCTCTCACGTAAggtctttgcttttatattaattgtgaggtctaaaacaaaatataaaagcaCCTAACCTATGGCATGAAGATGAAAGACTATAGGTAGGTGTACATAAAGTAGTAGAAGTCCAAGAGGTGAAAAGGGGTGAGTGAAAACACGAAAAGTTTTGTGctttgtgagagagaggaaagtcTTCAAACAATGAACTCAGGAAAATAAAGAgtctttatcttttaaattttaattcgTCTTTATCAATAATGAGGCACTTGAGAAATGTCTTGATACAATGAatctaagaaaataattttcttaccttttgaattttttttcatgggagttattatttgaatttgaattagtCTTTATCTCTTATGTGACACTTGAGTAAAGAATTTATGTGAACAAATTCTTGTCAAATAGAGCAccacatggcagaacctcatacTCTCTTGcatgaggtctctacttttatatatatattgatgtcaTGTTACGTTATTGGatgacatttttcaaaaaaaagtagGTGAAGTATATTGAGCTAAGTGTAAATTtgtgtttgaaaatatttaaaagtcAAAAAACAATACAAGTTTTAATTGTCTTCTAACAAGTAAAAGGATCCCGCGTATTGCACGGGTTAAACACTAGtataataactaatagtcgaaacgtttgactttttgttaacGGCATTTCATTGCGCCTCGTGGCTACATAAATGATTGACACATTTACATctaaaaacaccaaaacattATGTCTTTTCGCTTGGACAGTAGTtacaagggaaaaaaagagagcaacAAATCAGCAAATAAgtctttctaaaaataaattataagaaaaaaggaaattgtaacaaattatttttaaaagccCCACACCGTTTCAGTGGGTAACCACTTTATGTTTGCCTATATATACGTATTTTCAacttctctttaattttttctttctcagtAATGTGAGTCTTTTGactaaatattgcaaaaaatagagttttttgttgttataggcACTGTTGCAAGTTATTTAGAggaatgaggagagagagtgaatttcggcaatattgttgccgaaattctaacaaaagtaggagagagaaaaagaaaaagtaagagagagaaattttagaatttcggcaacactgttatCGAAATTCCTTCTGCTCCAGCCCTGCtcgagtgagtgagtgagtgagtgcgTGCCCAATGCGAGTACccgaagcaaaaaaaaaaaaaagttttgtggCAATCCTATTGCcaaaaatggagggaaaaagttataaaaaaaaaaaaattggcaatggtattgccgaaataggggggaaaagaggaaattttttttttttggcaatggtattgccgaaataggggggaaaaagagaaaaaaaagaagaagaaagaattgtggcaatattgccgaaatagggggaaaaagaaaaaaaaaaaaagaattgtggcaatcGTATTGccaaaaatgggaaaaaaaagtaaaaaaagaaaaagaaaaaccaattgtggcaatggcattgtcAAAATAGAAGGGGTgtttcttcaaaatttatagattcTAAAAAAGTGCATAGATTCTAAAAAGTACATGAAAGAAagttatagaagaaaaaaatgattgatgtgtactataaatagaaaaaaaaaattgagatttttgcagagattctttgcagtggcattgccgaaatagaaggaaaaaaaaaaagtacgtctacaacatttttatttttacaatatttttataataaatcataggtggttagttgttgctggttcaaatttgaacctaatgctaagatacttttttgccccaacaataacaactagtaacaacctgccacttataatttgttgcgAAAATAttgtccaaataaaaaatatatatagtaaacataTTCTTATCTTTCAGTAGTTTTTTTGACCTAGTTTGTGTATAAGTCATgttctttcatttcatattGTAAAATTACCTGTGAGAAGTCAATCAACCCATCCATTCACCTCTTCCTCCCATTCTTATTTTCTACCTAAAAAGATTTCATTCATCCTTCCCAATAAAGCTATCTTCTGagattcttattctttttactttttatggcCCTTTCAaatattcttattctttttactttttatggcCTCCCCGTGACAAGTGActgtttttttgtctttttatttcacCTCTTTCTAATAAAAGGCAAGTGCCCTTTCTGAAGTCTCCTCACAAAGTcattctttttggctttttgtctTTTTGCAGACTATGTtgtatttggtaaatttttattagtacagTTTAAAGTACATAGATATTCTTATTTAGATTCTTATCCATGCATGGGAGaaatttatggaagaaaaaatgattgatgtgcacggtgtaaacaaaaaaacagagaaTTTTGCAAAGATTCTTTGCAGGATTTGCAGAGATTTAtaaatgattgatgtgcaccgtaaaaattaaaaaaaaaaaaaagacactttgagattttttgcaGATATGATCCTTGTTGTATTTGGTCAATTTCTATTAGTACAGTTTAAAATCTAAGATTTTAACTTATACGAAACTTGCATCCTATTTAAACAGCTCCAATATTACTTTAGTTTCCACGTTTCTTATTTTCCACTCTTTTCCCCCTAAAAATTCTATCAGCCTTCTTCTCTACTCTTATTCCCCtcataattctatcaaccaTTTTCAATTCATGCGTGCCATATATTCTACAAACAACTATAAGGAACAACACTTGCAAATACCCATCCGTCTTTATCATTGTACAAGGTGAGTTACATCTCTTTAAgtagttacttttctttttataatattcatgttgatatgttttagggGCATAGCTAAGCatggaaattttgtttttgttaaattatttgttcatgaaaatcttgtttttgtattatgtTTTTTGCAACAAGAACTGATTTGtatgatatgttttaaattatgggtcttgcctaaaatttcatatagcaaaaatatatttcaaaattgacataaattttCCTTAAAGAAATTCTTACTTTGTTAACCTAAAATTTACATGTATGctataagaaaaccaaaaaaaaaaaaaaagggttagtATATGcccctaaataaaaaatctaagttttaggtataataataataacgaaaATTATACGATATTAGAAATATTGATCTATTATCGTAATAATGCATGAGAAATATAATCTGTCTTGTTTTAGAAGAACCAAAATGAAGAGCTACATAACTAGTAATTTACGTAACCATAACACatcattcaaaataattttaactacTATGATggacaataataaattatcactGAACCAATCCTCTTTAATAGAATTCTCTCAACTCTAGCTATTtaaataatgaatatttttaatagattacCTTCTTGTATTGCACATTGAAtattaatactacttttatgttttagtgtGAATGgcagaaaagttgttcatttttctcatccatTCCGGTGGAATAATTAAACATGGTGAAAATGGGGTTTCTTACGAAGGGCCACCTCCTTCTATGCATCCATTAAGTAGGGGTGTGACATTTGAAGATCTATGTGATAGAGTAGCATTCACGCTTCATATAAACAGAGAAGATTCAAAACTTACTCTTTGGTataaatttccttttcaatgtCATCCACATCCTATGAATTAACAAGTTTTGGTAGAAGATGATAATGGTGTCAATGTAATATTCAATATGTTAGGCTGCCAATATGGTTTTGTAGGTGTAGAGTTGTACGTGGGTGTGGAGCCCATAAGAAGCCACCGAGATGTTTTTCCCATTCGATATGCCAATGAAGGACCGAGTGCATCGTTTAGTTATTCACATGGCGGGCACTTTCATGATCCATATACCACTCATACTGGTCATTATTCTGAAGATGTGGCTCGTTCTCCATTCAACATTGGTGGTGCTGACTATCATGCTCCATATACCCATGTTGCAACTGAGGACCAACATGCTCCTTATCGGACAATGAACACCAATGATGTTGACTATGATAACCCAATTGAGCATGTTGCACCAGAGTTTGAAGCTCCAAATGACCAAACTGCCACTCAGAGAGCTGCTAATGATCCTAATGATACACACCGCATAGCTTCTACTACTAAAAATGCGGTCCATACATTATCAGAAAGGATGCGGGCCATAAATAGTGATGACCACATTGATAACGACGAGGTCGTTGATGATGTTGTGGATGAACAGGAGCTTCCCAATGAACCTAATCATGAAAGCAGTCCAGCAATGGCGTTCTATCAACCTTCATCACTGAGCTTTTCACAAAACACGTGGGATAATATGATTGATCCAACCCCACCATTTGAATAGCCCATTCAGAGTACTTGGGACCCTACCCAAGAGTTTTATGTGGGATTGCTTTTTGCTGATAAGGATGAACTACAAGTTGCTGTTAAACAATATCACATCAAGAGGAACCAAACATTTAGTGTAAAAGAGTCAGATCCAGCATGTTGGTCTGTATGTTGCAAAAATTGTTCTTGACGTCTTTGAGCATGCTTCTAGGCTATGCATGGGTTATTTGAGGTTAGGAAATACAATGGTCCACACTCATGTACGGAGTCCACGCTCACACAAGATCACGAGCAATTAGACATCCATATTATTGAGAAAGAGTTGAGGGATATTGTCAAAGATGATCCAAACATAAGGATTTCTTCGCTTCAACAGAGTCTTTACAATAAGTACCAATATCGGCCTTCTTATTTTAAGGTGTGGGAGGTGAAACAAAAGGCAATTGGTAGAGCATTTGGTGATTGGGACAAATCTTACCAATTATTGCCAAAATGGTTGAAAGCTTTGACTGATTCAAATCGGGCAGCAGGGTTATTTGGAGAACGGTACCTGCTACTATGCCATGCTGTGCCATATTCGAGAGAGTGTTCTGGGCCAATGATTAGTATAGATGGAACTTTCCTATATGGTAAGTACAAAGGTAAGTTATTGATTGCATCAACTTGGGATGGTGACAATAGACTTTTTCCACTTGCCTTTGCCATTGTGGAGGAGGAATCTGATGATAGCTGGTATTGGTTTTTGCGTTGTATTCAGAATAATGTCACTAACTGAGATGAGTTATGTGTCATATTTGATTGCCACCCTGGTATAATGTCAGCGATACGGGTTATATGTGAATCGACATGTTGGCATCATCGTTTTTGCCTTCGCCATGTGGCTAGCAATTTCAATCAAAGAATTGGGAATAAAAACTTGAAGGCTATGGTAATGTGGCCAGGCATGGAGAATCAGCTACGAAAGTATCAAATAACAAGGGATAGAATTACTCAATTAAAT
Coding sequences within:
- the LOC142612357 gene encoding uncharacterized protein LOC142612357; this translates as MHGLFEVRKYNGPHSCTESTLTQDHEQLDIHIIEKELRDIVKDDPNIRISSLQQSLYNKYQYRPSYFKVWEVKQKAIGRAFGDWDKSYQLLPKWLKALTDSNRAAGLFGERYLLLCHAVPYSRECSGPMISIDGTFLYGKYKGKLLIASTWDGDNRLFPLAFAIVEEESDDSWYWFLRCIQNNVTN